One segment of Agrococcus sp. ProA11 DNA contains the following:
- a CDS encoding DUF3040 domain-containing protein, translated as MGLSEHEQRLLDEMERNLYKHEADIVNTSSGPRTVDYTKVAVGLLGVVVGLVLIVVGVSMKLALIGVAGFAVAVVGALWALSASRPATGEEAAAGGQAAKGPAAPKQSQSLMDRLSQEWDDRNQQR; from the coding sequence ATGGGCCTCTCAGAGCACGAGCAGCGATTGCTCGACGAGATGGAGCGCAATCTCTACAAGCACGAGGCAGACATCGTCAACACCTCGTCGGGTCCGCGCACCGTCGACTACACAAAGGTGGCCGTCGGGCTGCTCGGCGTCGTCGTCGGCCTGGTGCTCATCGTCGTCGGCGTCAGCATGAAGCTCGCCCTCATCGGCGTCGCCGGATTCGCGGTCGCCGTGGTGGGCGCGCTCTGGGCGCTCTCGGCCTCGCGGCCGGCCACCGGCGAGGAAGCAGCCGCTGGCGGGCAGGCGGCGAAGGGGCCGGCAGCGCCGAAGCAGTCGCAGAGCCTGATGGACCGTCTCTCGCAGGAGTGGGACGACCGCAACCAGCAGCGGTAG
- the pknB gene encoding Stk1 family PASTA domain-containing Ser/Thr kinase has translation MPVDSRDPVIGRTIDRRYEVGDRIARGGMASVYIGLDLRLDRKVAVKVMHPHLGDDPEFRERFIQEAKAAARLAHPNVVNTYDQGEDGDLAWLVMELVPSITLRDLLAERGRITAEQSLDVLEAVLAGLAAAHRAGIVHRDLKPENILLAHDGRIKIGDFGLARAASANTATGKALLGTIAYLSPELVTRGIADTRSDIYAVGIMLFEMLTGTQPFTGDEPMQIAYQHANDEVPLPSSVAGGIPEALDSLVHWATQRDANLRPADAGEMLAELHAIRERGMHVPTTALPFLSEDDRSTTVIERPRKPRRTMAAAPAVVQDAGDGVATTALTRRVTVRRRRGMLWLGLVLLGALLAAGVGWWFNLGPGGDVTVPPVAGETEQAALALLEDYEVEVVTDHDYDTPVGRALRTDPAAGAVLGRGDPVQLVLSSGRRQLPLPAVAGTPVDEARTAIADAGFTVADELDEVFHDSAAGTVIAAYADGTDISQLETLEERSPIAMRVSLGSIPVAAGQPADDARAALEAAGLEADFSAEEHSTEVPTGHLIRVSIPEGLIRTGETVSGVVSLGPRMVTVPDVVGKPIPEALEELRAAGLVPELETNIPEPLWSFPGSNIRSQGTEPGTSVEENATVALDATY, from the coding sequence GTGCCCGTCGACTCCCGCGATCCCGTCATCGGACGGACGATCGACCGTCGCTACGAGGTGGGCGATCGGATCGCGCGCGGCGGCATGGCGAGCGTGTACATCGGGCTCGACCTGCGACTCGACCGCAAGGTGGCGGTCAAGGTCATGCACCCGCATCTGGGCGACGACCCGGAGTTCCGCGAGCGCTTCATCCAGGAGGCGAAGGCCGCGGCACGGCTGGCGCACCCGAACGTCGTCAACACCTACGACCAGGGCGAGGACGGCGACCTGGCCTGGCTGGTGATGGAGCTCGTGCCCTCGATCACGCTGCGCGACCTGCTCGCCGAGCGCGGCCGCATCACCGCCGAGCAGTCGCTCGACGTGCTGGAGGCGGTGCTCGCGGGTCTCGCGGCGGCGCACCGCGCCGGGATCGTGCACCGCGACCTGAAGCCCGAGAACATCCTGCTCGCCCACGACGGCCGCATCAAGATCGGCGACTTCGGGCTGGCTCGCGCGGCGAGCGCGAACACCGCGACCGGGAAGGCACTGCTGGGCACGATCGCGTACCTCTCCCCCGAGCTCGTGACGCGCGGCATCGCCGACACCCGCAGCGACATCTACGCGGTCGGCATCATGCTGTTCGAGATGCTCACCGGCACGCAGCCGTTCACGGGCGACGAGCCGATGCAGATCGCCTACCAGCACGCGAACGACGAGGTGCCGCTGCCGTCGAGCGTCGCCGGCGGCATCCCGGAGGCGCTCGACTCCCTCGTGCACTGGGCGACCCAGCGCGATGCGAACCTGCGGCCGGCGGATGCGGGCGAGATGCTCGCAGAGCTGCACGCGATCCGCGAGCGGGGCATGCACGTGCCGACGACGGCGCTGCCGTTCCTCTCGGAGGACGACCGCTCGACGACCGTGATCGAGCGGCCGAGGAAGCCGCGCCGCACGATGGCCGCCGCGCCCGCGGTCGTGCAGGACGCCGGCGACGGCGTCGCGACGACCGCGCTGACGCGCCGAGTGACCGTGCGTCGCAGGCGCGGCATGCTGTGGCTGGGCCTCGTGCTGCTGGGCGCGCTGCTCGCCGCCGGGGTCGGCTGGTGGTTCAACCTCGGGCCCGGCGGCGACGTGACGGTGCCGCCGGTCGCGGGCGAGACCGAGCAGGCGGCGCTCGCGCTGCTGGAGGACTACGAGGTCGAGGTCGTCACCGACCACGACTACGACACCCCCGTCGGGCGCGCGCTGCGCACCGACCCCGCCGCCGGCGCCGTGCTCGGCAGAGGCGATCCCGTGCAGCTCGTGCTCTCCTCGGGCCGTCGCCAGCTGCCGCTGCCGGCCGTGGCCGGCACACCCGTCGATGAGGCTCGCACCGCCATCGCCGACGCGGGCTTCACGGTCGCTGACGAGCTCGACGAGGTCTTCCACGACTCGGCCGCCGGCACGGTCATCGCCGCCTACGCCGACGGCACCGACATCAGCCAGCTGGAGACCCTCGAGGAGCGCTCGCCGATCGCGATGCGGGTGTCGCTCGGATCGATCCCGGTGGCCGCGGGGCAGCCCGCCGACGACGCGCGGGCCGCCCTCGAGGCCGCGGGGCTCGAGGCCGACTTCAGCGCCGAGGAGCACTCCACCGAGGTGCCGACGGGCCACCTCATCCGCGTGAGCATCCCGGAGGGGCTGATCCGCACGGGCGAGACCGTCTCCGGCGTCGTCTCGCTCGGGCCGCGCATGGTCACGGTGCCGGATGTCGTGGGCAAGCCCATCCCCGAGGCGCTCGAGGAGCTCCGTGCCGCAGGACTCGTGCCGGAGCTCGAGACGAACATCCCGGAACCGCTGTGGAGCTTCCCCGGCTCGAACATCCGCTCGCAGGGCACCGAGCCCGGCACCTCGGTCGAGGAGAACGCGACCGTGGCGCTCGACGCGACCTACTGA
- a CDS encoding polyprenyl synthetase family protein: MSAQQRFALAVEAAIHAYLDERERALREISADAAPLLALVREMVSGGKRVRSAFVLWGWRAVRGAAPDASHTAGTEQDPEWADVIGIATAMELFHAAALVHDDIIDQSDTRRGKPAMHRALEAMHRDGEWVGTAGAWGEHAAVLVGDLLLNWADDRMLLACRGAMHGDAVHDAYRRMREEVTFGQYLDVLEEAAWIRQESTALLDRAHTVAVYKSAKYSVEAPLTLGALLAGAAPAQLDALAGYGLPVGVAFQMRDDLLGVFGDPEVTGKPAGDDLREGKRTVLIEIARQRLSSGVRTMLDELLGDRELDERQIALLQDAIQRSEAPERIEALIDRAVGEALESLHEVELSRAAVLELERLADTVAKRDR; encoded by the coding sequence GTGTCAGCACAGCAGCGCTTCGCCCTGGCCGTCGAGGCCGCCATCCACGCCTACCTGGACGAGCGCGAGCGCGCGCTGCGCGAGATCTCGGCCGATGCCGCGCCGCTGCTGGCCCTGGTGCGCGAGATGGTCTCGGGCGGCAAGCGGGTGCGGAGCGCCTTCGTGCTCTGGGGCTGGCGCGCCGTCCGCGGCGCAGCGCCCGACGCATCCCACACCGCCGGCACGGAGCAGGATCCCGAGTGGGCCGACGTGATCGGCATCGCGACCGCGATGGAGCTCTTCCACGCGGCGGCGCTCGTGCACGACGACATCATCGACCAGTCCGACACCCGCAGGGGCAAGCCGGCGATGCATCGCGCGCTCGAGGCGATGCACCGTGACGGCGAATGGGTCGGCACGGCCGGCGCCTGGGGCGAGCATGCCGCGGTGCTGGTCGGCGATCTGCTGCTCAACTGGGCGGACGACCGGATGCTGCTCGCCTGCCGCGGCGCGATGCACGGCGACGCGGTGCACGACGCCTACCGCCGCATGCGCGAGGAGGTCACCTTCGGGCAGTACCTCGACGTGCTCGAGGAGGCCGCGTGGATCCGCCAGGAGTCGACCGCGCTGCTGGACCGTGCGCACACCGTCGCGGTCTACAAGTCGGCGAAGTACTCGGTCGAGGCGCCGCTCACCCTCGGCGCGCTGCTCGCGGGCGCCGCGCCCGCGCAGCTCGACGCGCTCGCCGGCTACGGGCTGCCGGTCGGCGTCGCCTTCCAGATGCGCGACGACCTGCTGGGGGTCTTCGGCGACCCGGAGGTGACGGGCAAGCCCGCCGGCGACGATCTCCGCGAGGGCAAGCGCACGGTGCTGATCGAGATCGCGCGGCAGCGGCTCTCCTCCGGCGTGCGCACCATGCTCGACGAGCTGCTCGGCGACCGGGAGCTCGACGAGCGCCAGATCGCGCTGCTGCAGGATGCCATCCAGCGCTCCGAGGCGCCGGAGCGCATCGAGGCGCTCATCGACCGCGCGGTCGGCGAAGCGCTCGAGTCGCTGCACGAGGTGGAGCTGTCGCGCGCGGCCGTGCTCGAGCTCGAGCGACTGGCCGACACGGTCGCGAAGCGCGACCGCTAG
- a CDS encoding UDP-N-acetylmuramoyl-L-alanyl-D-glutamate--2,6-diaminopimelate ligase, translating to MAGVTPRILRPEHPAPRPLAGLVEEFGLDVGGDLDGIEVSGITNDSSDVQPGDLFAALPGAKRHGAEFAGAAIERGASAVVTDAAGAALLETATPVIVVDDPRAALGEIAAWVYRTSEQPPKLFGITGTNGKTSTSFMLEGLLADLGFVTGLSTTAERHVGDLVVTSKLTTPEASELHALLARMQEAGVRAAVLEVSAQAIERHRVDGVLFDVVGFTNLSHDHLDDYGTMEAYFDVKLALFSPDRAVRGVVCVDTDWGARIAERSRIPVTTVTSDPERSADWRIDIWEETPVSTSFTLTGIDGGAIEVQVPFIGRHMAVDAAIAILMLVEDGFELEAIAETIDRGMRNTLPGRIERVSGAEGPAVFVDYGHSPDAFEQTLTALRRVTEGRLIMLFGADGDRDATKRADMGRIAAELADVVIVTDFNPRSEDAATIRAQVIQGARAAAGDKPVLESSPEEAAIRQALELAEPGDTVLWAGPGDADYREVAGVRQPFVARDEARLALHEAGWSTDADRRRDQDSPFGDKR from the coding sequence GTGGCGGGCGTGACCCCGAGGATCCTGCGACCCGAGCATCCCGCACCCCGGCCCCTTGCGGGCCTCGTGGAGGAGTTCGGCCTCGACGTCGGCGGAGACCTGGATGGCATCGAGGTCTCCGGGATCACGAACGACTCCTCCGACGTGCAGCCGGGCGACCTGTTCGCGGCGCTGCCGGGCGCGAAGCGGCACGGCGCGGAGTTCGCCGGTGCCGCGATCGAGCGGGGAGCCAGCGCGGTCGTCACCGACGCCGCCGGCGCCGCGCTGCTCGAGACCGCCACGCCCGTGATCGTGGTCGACGACCCGCGTGCCGCGCTCGGCGAGATCGCGGCCTGGGTCTACCGCACCAGCGAGCAGCCGCCGAAGCTCTTCGGCATCACCGGCACGAACGGCAAGACGTCGACCTCGTTCATGCTCGAGGGGCTGCTGGCCGATCTCGGCTTCGTCACCGGGCTCTCCACCACCGCCGAGCGCCACGTCGGCGATCTCGTCGTCACATCCAAGCTGACGACGCCGGAGGCGAGCGAGCTGCACGCGCTGCTGGCGCGCATGCAGGAGGCAGGGGTCCGCGCCGCCGTGCTCGAGGTGAGCGCGCAGGCCATCGAGCGCCATCGGGTCGACGGTGTGCTCTTCGACGTGGTGGGGTTCACGAACCTCAGCCACGATCACCTCGACGACTACGGCACGATGGAGGCGTACTTCGACGTCAAGCTCGCGCTCTTCAGCCCCGACCGCGCGGTGCGCGGCGTCGTGTGCGTCGACACCGACTGGGGTGCGCGGATCGCGGAGCGCAGCCGCATCCCCGTCACGACCGTCACGAGCGACCCCGAGCGATCCGCCGACTGGCGCATCGACATCTGGGAGGAGACGCCCGTCTCGACCTCGTTCACGCTCACGGGCATCGACGGCGGCGCCATCGAGGTGCAGGTGCCGTTCATCGGCCGCCACATGGCGGTGGATGCGGCGATCGCCATCCTCATGCTGGTCGAGGACGGCTTCGAGCTCGAGGCCATCGCCGAGACGATCGACCGCGGCATGCGCAACACGCTGCCGGGGCGCATCGAGCGCGTCTCCGGCGCGGAGGGCCCCGCGGTCTTCGTCGACTACGGGCACAGTCCTGACGCCTTCGAGCAGACGCTGACGGCGCTGCGCCGCGTCACCGAGGGCCGACTCATCATGCTCTTCGGGGCGGACGGCGACCGCGACGCCACGAAGCGGGCCGACATGGGTCGCATCGCGGCCGAGCTCGCCGACGTGGTGATCGTCACCGACTTCAACCCGCGCTCCGAGGATGCCGCCACGATCCGCGCGCAGGTGATCCAGGGCGCCCGCGCGGCCGCCGGTGACAAGCCCGTGCTCGAGTCGTCGCCGGAGGAGGCTGCCATCCGGCAGGCGCTCGAGCTGGCCGAGCCGGGCGACACCGTGCTGTGGGCCGGGCCCGGCGATGCCGACTACCGCGAGGTCGCGGGCGTGCGCCAGCCGTTCGTGGCGCGCGACGAGGCGAGGCTCGCACTGCACGAGGCCGGCTGGTCGACCGACGCCGACCGGCGCCGCGACCAGGACTCCCCGTTCGGGGACAAGCGCTGA
- the rsmH gene encoding 16S rRNA (cytosine(1402)-N(4))-methyltransferase RsmH, producing the protein MDASALHTPVMLERTLKLLAPAIDTAVAAGRTPVVVDGTLGMGGHTEAMLAAHPTLVVAGIDRDPDAIRLAGARLARFGDRFRPVETTYDRIDLAVAAASVDAADGILLDLGVSSLQLDAADRGFAYAKDAPLDMRMGQAGDVTAASILAERSDRELSRLFKVYGDEKLADRYARAIVAARAEAPIETSAQLVDILQAATPRALANQGHPAKRVFQALRIEVNQELAILERTMPAAIDALAVGGRLVVLAYQSLEDRIVKRALQAAASSTSPRDLPVELPEHAPHLTLLVRGAELADEAERAANPRSTPVRLRAAERIRPAASHPSSQNRRKQP; encoded by the coding sequence ATGGACGCATCCGCACTCCACACCCCGGTCATGCTCGAGCGCACGCTCAAGCTGCTAGCACCCGCCATCGACACGGCGGTCGCCGCCGGTCGTACCCCCGTCGTCGTCGACGGCACCCTCGGCATGGGCGGCCACACCGAGGCGATGCTCGCCGCGCACCCGACCCTGGTGGTCGCCGGCATCGACCGCGACCCGGACGCCATCCGGCTCGCCGGCGCGCGGCTCGCTCGCTTCGGCGACCGGTTCCGCCCGGTCGAGACCACCTACGACCGCATCGACCTCGCCGTCGCTGCCGCCAGCGTCGACGCCGCGGACGGGATCCTGCTCGACCTCGGCGTCTCCAGCCTGCAGCTCGACGCCGCCGACCGAGGCTTCGCCTACGCCAAGGATGCGCCGCTCGACATGCGCATGGGCCAGGCGGGCGACGTGACCGCCGCCTCGATCCTCGCCGAGCGCAGCGATCGCGAGCTCTCCCGGCTGTTCAAGGTCTACGGCGACGAGAAGCTCGCCGACCGCTACGCCCGGGCGATCGTCGCCGCGCGCGCCGAGGCGCCCATCGAGACCTCGGCGCAGCTGGTCGACATCCTGCAGGCCGCGACGCCGCGCGCGCTCGCCAACCAGGGGCACCCGGCGAAGCGCGTCTTCCAGGCGCTGCGCATCGAGGTCAACCAGGAGCTCGCGATCCTCGAGCGCACGATGCCCGCGGCGATCGACGCGCTCGCGGTCGGCGGGCGCCTGGTCGTGCTCGCCTACCAGTCGCTCGAGGATCGCATCGTCAAGCGCGCGCTGCAGGCCGCGGCCAGCTCGACCTCGCCCCGCGACCTGCCGGTCGAGCTGCCCGAGCACGCCCCGCACCTGACCCTGCTCGTGCGCGGCGCCGAGCTCGCCGATGAGGCGGAGCGCGCCGCCAACCCGCGCTCCACGCCCGTGCGGCTGCGCGCCGCCGAGCGCATCCGACCCGCAGCATCGCACCCCTCCAGCCAGAACCGAAGGAAGCAGCCATGA
- a CDS encoding Rv2175c family DNA-binding protein, translating to MTHDPLTQDTANPEPEWLTVPDLVEILGQPVGRIHRLIEEHRLPATRRNGPVQVPAAVLRDGEPMSEVRGTLLVLLDLGFTEEEAIDWLIGEDDALGTTPLAAMRQGRKAEVRRAAQLQG from the coding sequence GTGACGCACGACCCACTGACCCAGGACACCGCCAACCCCGAGCCCGAGTGGCTCACCGTGCCCGACCTGGTCGAGATCCTCGGCCAGCCCGTTGGCCGCATCCACCGCCTGATCGAGGAGCATCGGCTTCCGGCGACGCGCAGGAACGGGCCGGTCCAGGTGCCGGCCGCGGTGCTGCGCGACGGCGAGCCCATGAGTGAGGTGCGGGGCACGCTGCTCGTGCTGCTCGATCTGGGGTTCACCGAGGAAGAGGCGATCGACTGGCTGATCGGCGAGGACGACGCGCTCGGTACGACGCCGCTCGCCGCGATGCGCCAGGGCCGCAAGGCCGAGGTCCGTCGCGCCGCGCAGCTGCAGGGCTAG
- the murF gene encoding UDP-N-acetylmuramoyl-tripeptide--D-alanyl-D-alanine ligase: MLRMRASEIASAVDGALHGEDVLVTGSVETDSRLVSAGGVFFAMPGEATDGHRFIDAAIAQGAALIVAERPLDQDVPHVLVAEGVVALGALAAAVIRRVREPGSLTVVGVTGSNGKTTTKNMLQSILEQHGPTVTPVKSFNNEVGAPMTMLRIDESTRYLVLEMGASVEGDIARLTAMSHPDVGVVLKVGLAHAGEFGGIETTTRAKTEMVRDLSEDGIAVLNRDDERVRGMARATRARIAWFGTEPGPVDAPSTLWADGVDSTLQGTVATIHRGEESWPLRMRILGEHHVMNALAALTVADALGIPLAPAIETLAGMQRAERGRMELLEPGGGITVINDAYNASPDSTAAALRSLAHMTRQAGRRSVAVLGEMAELGPHAVEEHDRLGRQAVRLRIDRLVVVGAGAKAIHDAAELESSFGQETTWVATADEAEALLRGELREGDVVLFKSSNVSGLQALAERIGGL; this comes from the coding sequence ATGCTGCGGATGCGCGCGAGCGAGATCGCGTCGGCCGTCGACGGTGCGCTCCACGGCGAGGACGTGCTGGTGACGGGTTCCGTCGAGACCGACTCGCGGCTCGTGAGCGCCGGCGGCGTCTTCTTCGCCATGCCCGGCGAGGCGACCGATGGGCACCGCTTCATCGACGCGGCCATCGCGCAGGGGGCGGCGCTCATCGTCGCCGAGCGCCCGCTCGACCAGGATGTGCCGCACGTGCTCGTCGCGGAGGGCGTCGTGGCGCTCGGCGCGCTCGCCGCCGCCGTCATCCGCCGGGTGCGCGAGCCCGGGTCGCTCACCGTCGTGGGTGTCACGGGCTCGAACGGCAAGACCACCACCAAGAACATGCTGCAGTCGATCCTGGAGCAGCACGGGCCGACCGTCACGCCCGTCAAGTCGTTCAACAACGAGGTCGGCGCGCCGATGACGATGCTCCGCATCGACGAGTCGACGCGCTACCTGGTGCTGGAGATGGGCGCGAGCGTCGAGGGCGACATCGCTCGACTGACGGCCATGTCGCATCCGGATGTCGGGGTCGTGCTCAAGGTCGGGCTCGCGCACGCCGGCGAGTTCGGCGGCATCGAGACGACCACGCGCGCCAAGACCGAGATGGTGCGCGACCTGTCGGAGGACGGCATCGCCGTGCTCAACCGCGACGACGAGCGGGTGCGCGGCATGGCCCGGGCGACGCGCGCCCGGATCGCCTGGTTCGGCACCGAGCCGGGGCCGGTCGACGCGCCGAGCACCCTCTGGGCCGACGGTGTCGACTCCACGCTCCAGGGCACGGTCGCCACGATCCATCGGGGCGAGGAGTCCTGGCCGCTGCGCATGCGGATCCTCGGCGAGCACCACGTCATGAACGCGCTGGCAGCGCTCACGGTCGCGGACGCGCTCGGCATCCCGCTGGCTCCGGCGATCGAGACGCTCGCCGGCATGCAGCGCGCCGAGCGCGGCCGCATGGAGCTGCTCGAGCCCGGCGGTGGCATCACCGTCATCAACGACGCCTACAACGCCAGCCCGGATTCGACCGCGGCGGCGCTGCGCTCGCTCGCGCACATGACGCGGCAGGCCGGCCGCCGCTCCGTCGCCGTGCTCGGCGAGATGGCCGAGCTGGGCCCGCACGCGGTCGAGGAGCACGATCGCCTCGGACGCCAGGCGGTGCGGCTGCGCATCGACCGGCTCGTGGTGGTCGGCGCCGGCGCCAAGGCGATCCACGACGCCGCAGAGCTCGAATCGTCCTTCGGCCAGGAGACCACCTGGGTCGCGACCGCCGACGAGGCCGAGGCGCTGCTGCGCGGCGAGCTGCGCGAGGGCGACGTCGTACTCTTCAAGTCATCGAACGTGTCGGGGCTCCAGGCCCTGGCGGAGCGGATCGGGGGCCTCTGA
- the mraZ gene encoding division/cell wall cluster transcriptional repressor MraZ, with the protein MFLGTHTPKLDDKGRVILPARFRQELEGGLVLTRGQERCVYVFSMREFERVHDQIRQAPLTSAGARDFLRLFLSGASSEQPDSQHRVTIPANLRDYAGLGRDLTVIGAGSRAEIWDTQAWNDYYAAKEADFASTTEEVIPGIF; encoded by the coding sequence GTGTTCCTCGGCACCCATACGCCCAAGCTCGACGACAAGGGCCGCGTCATTCTCCCCGCCCGCTTCCGGCAGGAGCTCGAGGGCGGACTCGTGCTCACGCGCGGTCAGGAGCGCTGCGTCTACGTCTTCTCGATGCGCGAGTTCGAGCGCGTCCACGACCAGATCCGCCAGGCACCGCTCACCTCGGCCGGTGCGCGCGACTTCCTGCGACTCTTCCTCTCCGGCGCCTCCAGCGAGCAGCCCGACAGCCAGCACCGCGTGACGATCCCGGCGAACCTGCGCGACTACGCCGGCCTCGGCCGCGACCTCACGGTGATCGGTGCCGGCAGCCGCGCCGAGATCTGGGACACGCAGGCCTGGAACGACTACTACGCGGCAAAGGAAGCCGACTTCGCGAGCACGACGGAGGAGGTGATCCCCGGCATCTTCTGA
- a CDS encoding penicillin-binding protein 2, which produces MSKRKRSRTAVRTAMVAILTFALLATFMVRLADIQLVRAEALNDEADGRRGVSQTLFGTRGQIVDASGSVLAESVDRWDLTVSPRYTRDLQPGVDGVDETLTVGDALIRIAGITGDDPHDLQAQIYAELDRNPDSDYMMLTTGLDVRQYEAVRDLGIPWVYLRLNPQRVYPSGAVAGNLVGFMGTDDPLAGVERSQDACLAAESGSRTFDRSADGTPIPGSVLTDPAVDGGTVELTIDADVQYQVQQLTAQYTSQLRARSGTTVIMRTDGSVVAVAESPTVDPNDPTAAASRDRGSRAFTAAYEPGSIFKTFAWAAMLDLGLIERTQELSVPWVYEAGGARVRDAHSHPVEQWTAAGILVNSSNSGMSRLAETMDRVDYYDYLDRFGFGERTEVGFAGEQAGVVHDPTGLDPQTSLTSLFGQGIAATPMQLASAYQAMANGGVRLPVQLIAGCTSADGEVTQPEQAQGERVVSQQTATQTLEVLEHVVTDYGYDTFPIEGYRIAAKTGTAQMAYENGSGYDPSRMMISVAGVFPVDDPEFVIVTLYDSPQTERTSAGAIPAFHDMVNLLIRQYDIPPSTTPASNVPLEWTADQP; this is translated from the coding sequence GTGAGCAAGCGGAAGCGATCCCGCACCGCGGTGCGCACGGCGATGGTCGCGATCCTGACCTTCGCGCTGCTGGCGACGTTCATGGTGCGCCTGGCAGACATCCAGCTCGTCCGCGCCGAGGCGCTCAACGACGAGGCGGATGGGCGCCGCGGGGTCTCGCAGACCCTGTTCGGCACGCGCGGACAGATCGTGGACGCGTCCGGCAGCGTGCTCGCCGAGAGCGTCGACCGCTGGGACCTCACGGTGTCGCCGCGCTACACGCGCGATCTCCAGCCCGGCGTCGACGGCGTGGATGAGACGCTCACCGTCGGCGACGCGCTCATCCGCATCGCCGGCATCACCGGCGACGACCCCCACGACCTGCAGGCGCAGATCTATGCGGAGCTCGATCGCAACCCCGACTCGGACTACATGATGCTCACGACGGGGCTGGATGTGCGGCAGTACGAGGCGGTGCGCGACCTCGGCATCCCGTGGGTCTACCTGCGCCTCAACCCGCAGCGCGTCTACCCGTCGGGCGCCGTCGCCGGCAACCTGGTCGGCTTCATGGGCACCGACGACCCGCTCGCGGGCGTCGAGCGCAGCCAGGACGCCTGCCTCGCCGCGGAGTCGGGCTCGCGCACCTTCGACCGCTCGGCCGACGGCACCCCGATCCCCGGATCGGTGCTCACCGACCCCGCGGTCGACGGCGGCACGGTGGAGCTCACGATCGACGCCGACGTGCAGTACCAGGTGCAGCAGCTCACGGCGCAGTACACCTCGCAGCTGCGCGCGCGCAGCGGCACGACCGTCATCATGCGCACCGACGGCAGCGTGGTCGCCGTCGCCGAGTCGCCCACCGTGGACCCGAACGACCCGACGGCCGCAGCGAGCCGTGACCGCGGCTCGCGGGCGTTCACCGCTGCCTACGAGCCCGGCTCCATCTTCAAGACCTTCGCCTGGGCGGCGATGCTGGATCTCGGGCTGATCGAGCGCACGCAGGAGCTGAGCGTGCCATGGGTGTACGAGGCCGGTGGCGCGCGCGTGCGCGACGCGCACTCGCACCCGGTCGAGCAGTGGACGGCCGCGGGCATCCTCGTCAACTCCTCCAACTCGGGCATGTCGCGGCTGGCGGAGACCATGGACCGCGTCGACTACTACGACTACCTCGACCGGTTCGGCTTCGGCGAGCGCACCGAGGTCGGCTTCGCGGGCGAGCAGGCGGGCGTCGTGCACGACCCGACCGGGCTCGACCCGCAGACCAGCCTCACATCGCTGTTCGGGCAGGGCATCGCGGCGACGCCGATGCAGCTGGCGTCGGCCTACCAGGCGATGGCGAACGGCGGCGTGCGGCTGCCGGTGCAGCTGATCGCGGGATGCACGAGCGCCGATGGCGAGGTCACCCAGCCGGAGCAGGCCCAGGGCGAGCGCGTCGTCAGCCAGCAGACCGCGACGCAGACGCTCGAGGTGCTGGAGCACGTGGTCACCGACTACGGCTACGACACCTTCCCGATCGAGGGCTACCGGATCGCGGCGAAGACGGGCACCGCGCAGATGGCGTACGAGAACGGCAGCGGCTACGACCCCAGCCGCATGATGATCTCGGTGGCGGGCGTCTTCCCGGTCGACGATCCCGAATTCGTGATCGTCACGCTGTACGACAGCCCGCAGACCGAGCGCACCAGCGCGGGGGCGATCCCCGCCTTCCACGATATGGTGAACCTTCTGATCCGCCAGTACGACATCCCTCCGAGCACGACGCCAGCATCGAACGTGCCGCTGGAGTGGACAGCGGATCAGCCCTAG